From one Candidatus Binatia bacterium genomic stretch:
- a CDS encoding GNAT family N-acetyltransferase, with protein MKIRHASAADLPAIIEIYNAAIPARRATADTEPISVASRVEWLRDHDSAHHPLWVVCGDDPAAPLEGWLSFQPFYGRPAYRATSELSIYVAPASQRKGIGRALLSLAVRSAPGLGLTTLLGFIFGHNDASLALFSGFGFERWGRLPGVAELDGIERDLVIVGLRLGSRLPL; from the coding sequence ATGAAGATTCGTCACGCGTCGGCCGCCGATCTTCCGGCGATCATCGAGATCTACAACGCCGCGATTCCGGCGCGGCGAGCCACTGCCGACACCGAGCCGATCAGCGTCGCCAGCCGCGTCGAGTGGCTTCGCGATCACGACAGCGCGCATCATCCGTTGTGGGTGGTCTGCGGTGACGATCCGGCGGCACCGCTCGAAGGATGGCTCAGCTTCCAGCCGTTCTACGGCCGCCCCGCCTACCGCGCGACGAGCGAGCTCAGCATCTACGTCGCACCCGCCAGCCAGCGAAAAGGCATAGGCCGCGCGCTGCTGTCCCTGGCGGTGCGCTCGGCGCCCGGCCTCGGGCTGACGACCCTTCTCGGATTCATCTTCGGCCACAACGACGCCAGCCTCGCGCTGTTCTCGGGTTTCGGCTTCGAGCGCTGGGGCCGGCTTCCCGGCGTGGCCGAGCTCGACGGGATTGAGCGCGACCTGGTGATCGTGGGGCTGAGGCTCGGGTCCCGGCTCCCGCTGTGA